Below is a window of Lagenorhynchus albirostris chromosome 11, mLagAlb1.1, whole genome shotgun sequence DNA.
TTACTAAAAAGTACCTCATGGTATGATACATAATTATTTCCTACCTTTTATTCATCATATTCAACATAAATGATATCTTGGCAAACTTCTTTCTACCCAGTTCCCTACACTATAACCGCATATGTTGATTGTGCCTTTGGTGACAATGGTTGGAGAATATTCTTCCTACAAGGCACACGTGTTACTGAGTAGGGGAGGAACTCAACTCTCTGAGTGGATACTTCTGGCAGCCCTACCCCATCCCTCAATAGCCTGCTCCTGCCACCCTGAGGGCTATGGTTACCAAGTCTTTAAAACCTTGGGATTGTGTCTTTGATACTTGCAGAGGGGTCTCCATTAAGTTGGGTGAAACTGCACCAAGGAGATGGGGCTAGACTGGACTCCTGTGTGCATggcaggagaagatggaattTTCTGGGGTAGGGGGTGAACTCTGTGTTCTGGGGGTGATGGGTAAACAGAGGCAGCCCTTCCTCCCCCTGAAAGCCTACCCCCATGGAATTCCCCAGATTCCTGCAGGAACATTGCTCAGTGTTTTAAGGCCAGGCCCTAGAGGTCAATACCAGGCCTGTCAACATGTTTCCCCAAACCTGGGATTTCAGGTCTGTTTTACCCAGCCAATCTCCACCCAGATATTACTCATCCTTTTTTGCCTTTTATCTACTGTCTCTTTCaatcctctcttcccctcccttccttattGTCTCTCTatatttccctctctttccctcataCTAGCTGTTGGGCACTCAGTCCTGCAGCTGTCAGAAAATCTGAAAATGTAGGTGAATATTGATAATGTCTGCAAGGACAACATGGACTGTGAAAACACAAAACTTCACCCTCCGAGTTCCAGACTATGGACCCACTAGATTTCCTCAGCCTCAGTCCCTGCCTTCATCCAATCTGGGGTGTTTGCCCCTTGTCACCAGGCAGTGGACTGGGCGTGAAGACTGAGTCAGGAGGGTGGCGCACCTTCTGTCCTCCAACCACTTACAGGGTCTGGTCTCCCCAAACCCGCAGGCAGCATGTTGGTCTCTGTTCCAGCCGTTCCCcctgcagcctctctcctaaAGTCCTCACTGGGTGGAAGGTGACTTGGAACCTCCGCTGGGTCCTCACTCATGGGCCCAGCATGGTGTTGCCCTCTCGCCCTCACTGTTCCCAGGACTCTGGGGCCTGGTGAATAATGCCGGCATTTGCACTCCCATGGCACCCAATGAGTGGCTGACCAAACAGGACTTCGTAAAGATGCTCGACGTGAACCTGTTGGGGATGATCGAGGTGACCCTGAGTCTGCTGCCCCTAGTGCGGAAGGCGAGGGGCCGTGTGGTCAACGTCTCCAGCGTCATGGGCCGCGTGTCCCTCTTTGGTGGGGGCTACTGCATGTCCAAGTACGGCGTGGAGGCCTTCTCAGACTCCCTCAGGTAATGGCCTGGAATGGAGGCCCTTCCTCTGTCCTCCTGCTTTATGCTTCTGGGGGTGCCTTCTACAggggttttctttctttagagACCTAATGGCCCTTCCTTCTAGATCCCTCTCTCTTGCTCTGTGTAGGTCTTTCACTGGGAAGCACCCTTTTATCTTTTGGGTGTCCAGGTGGGTGTGAGGCCTAATATGATGCAACATATTCCTGCCTTGCGTGAGGGTCCACAGTCACCAAAGTGTTGGAGGCAGAACTGGACCTGATATTATTTGTCTGTGCAGCCCTTCCATGTGCTCAGCTGCTGCGGTATTTAGGTTTTGGGAGCCCTGTGGGGAGTGTACCCCATGAAGCCATTAATCCCGGGAGCTACTTAATCAAATCAGTGGGGAGACTCCACGGGCTGCAGGGAGAGGGTGGCTCTGATGTGGGGGATCTGATACCGTGGGCAGAGAGATGCTCCCTAGAGGACAGGTGGCCAGGGGGTTAGCAGAgtaggagaggggagagaggggactGGGGAGTATGGGAAAGATAAAACGTGCAAAGTGTGGTGATTGATTGGAGGGATGAGGAATAGGAGGAGATAACATTTAAAGGATGCCTTGTAGCACAACTGGTAGGATTTAGAGCTGATAGGCACAGGTATGTAAAGTAATTGGAGAAATATTCACACTCTATACAGAAGCAATACCATCATCCTGAGTTTTCTCCCCCTGGCTTCTGTACCTCACAACCTCTGAGAAATTCCAGCGTATCCTACCCCGATCCTATGTTGGTGTCTTACTGttctttcatgttttgttttgcaagAGGACCTCTGAAGTCCTTGCCCCTCGGCCTGTCTCCCTTGCAGGAGGGAGCTCTCCTACTTCGGAGTGAAGGTGGCGATGATTGAGCCTGGTTACTTCATGACCAATATGACCAGCCCTGAGGTGTTTAATGGAAGCCTCCAGGCATCATGGGATCAGGCCAGCCCAGAGATCAAGGAACTCTATGGAGAGAAGTTCGTGGCTGACTGTGAGTGAGACCTTGGGGAGAGAAGCAAACCCTTGTCTGGTAGCCTGGGTCCATCATTAGCACCTCCTCCAGTCTCAGGTCCATCCTCCAGGCTCTGAGTCCCCCACATAGTGGGGACATGAACTCCATCCCCAGGGTCCTGTGTGGTCAATTGGTGGCCCAAGGAAAGGATTCAGGCTTGATAGACCTGGGGACCAGTTTCTCTTCCGAAACTCTTTTAATTTGggaaggaaactgaagccagagAGGGAAGACACCCGTGGAATCACGGTAAGCTGGTGTTAGAACCAGCTTTTTTCAGGTGCCTCAGTTTCTAGTGTTTGCAAAGACCTCCAGTTTATGTAGTGCACATATTCCCAGGAATAGATCCAGAGGGGGCTTGGTGTGGATAGAGATCCTGGGGTAAGTGTCAGGACACACTCCAATGAAATCCATGGATTTGATTTGGAGTATGATTTTGGAAGAGAAAGGACTTTTTAGAAACTGTCATGTTGATCTGAAAGTGGGAGCATTGGGAAATGAGAATATTTTGGATGGTGTCTCCTTCTGGACAGTCATGAAGACATCTAATTTATTGAAGCCATCATGGTCCGGGAATCTGTCCTTGATGACCAACTGCATGGAGCATGCCCTGACCTCCTGCCACCCCCGCACCCGGTACTCCGCTGGCTGGGACGCCAAGTTCTTCTACCTCCCCGTGAGCTACATGCCCACCTTCCTGGTGGATCTCATGATGTACTGGGGTGCCCCACGGCCTGCTAAGGCCCTGTAACCCAAGACTGGGGTGCATGGTGGGGGCAGTTGGGGACAGTGTGGGGAGGGGATGCATCAGGGAGAGGGAAATAGAGTGGCAAAAGGGGTTCTCATGTCACCGGGGACACCCATCCCACCTCAGTCCCCAGGCTTCTCTTGGGACATTACTTAGTTCTCTGGGGATattaggaagaaaggaacaagtcTTATGGCCGAGGAACAGGGCTCATTATCTCACATCTGTGTCCTGTTCCTTGAGTGGCCTCTCAGTGCCTTATGACGCACATGCAGCTGTGAAAAACCCTCGCTTTGGGGAGGGTGTGAGCAGCTGGGAGTTTTCAGTCCCCCCTGCTCCGCCTCTGTCCACCTGTTGATGTAACTTTCCCATGTCCAGTCTTCCTCTCCCCCAGGATAGAAATGGACAGGGGAGATAAAGGCCCCTCTTGCCTGAGGGTATGTGTTGACAGTGGAGGGTAACCACCAGCCTGACTCACGAGCCTAGGTGCCAACTCAGTAGACCTTGGCTGGAATGCGATCCTGTCGGAGAACAAACAAACCGGGTTTTGATCTATCTTGGAGACAAGAATTTccattgattattttttccttaaaattatcGTTGAAAAGTTCACCTGCTTGAGCTTCATGCTTAATCTGAAGACTCctgtttttcaaattattatttatacacgtaaacactcacatacacacacagacaccgaGCCAGTCACaccaaacaaactgaaatcaAATAAAGTATCATTGATTCACTTTATGCCTTGGGGGTATGTGTTCAGGAGGTTTGGACTCAGCCCCAGGAATCCTCTCCAGAATGTCAGAGAGCTTGTGAGATCGCAAAGCCCTGTTCCTCCTTGCTGGTCTTACAGGGGGGTGCAGGGCTGCACTGAGTTGGGTTCCATGGCCCACAGTGTGGACTGTGACACAAGGACCCCTATTTAGACAAGGCGGAGCAACAAAAGCGCTGAAAAAAGAAGTGCAATGCACACCATCCCACGTCCTTACCCTAGACCTTCCGTAGATCCCTATTCCTCCTCCTTCCAGGCTGCCTTTCTTAGGGAGGGAACCAGGTCTGGTCTGATGGACGTGTGAAGGGGCTGGAACCCATGCCATGAGGGTCCATGCGGCTGTCACAAGGAAGTTTCCCTAATCCTCCCCTTGGCTGTCCCGGTGGTTTTTGACAAAGGATCAGTGATTCCCCACTGAAAATCTCATCTCCTCCAAGTATCAGATATTCAGCGCCGGAGGCGGGATTTGTCTCTCCATTTTGGGAGCTCACTCCAGTAGGGGGACTGCATACCTGTAGGGCTGGAAAAGAGCTTGCACAATTAGCCCTCACTCCTGGCACCTTCTAGCCCCCTTTGGTTACCTACGCCTCTCCCCACTTCAGGGGACCCAACCTGAGATGAGAAGAGGGGATGGTGTGGGACACCCTGTCTTTGACAGTGGTCCTACTG
It encodes the following:
- the LOC132528794 gene encoding retinol dehydrogenase 16-like, which translates into the protein MWLYLAVLVGLYYLLRWYRERQVVSLLQDKFVFITGCDSGFGNLLARQLDLRGLRVLATCLTEQGAEQLNGQTSDRLETVILDVTKTESIAAAAEWVKERVGDRGLWGLVNNAGICTPMAPNEWLTKQDFVKMLDVNLLGMIEVTLSLLPLVRKARGRVVNVSSVMGRVSLFGGGYCMSKYGVEAFSDSLRRELSYFGVKVAMIEPGYFMTNMTSPEVFNGSLQASWDQASPEIKELYGEKFVADFMKTSNLLKPSWSGNLSLMTNCMEHALTSCHPRTRYSAGWDAKFFYLPVSYMPTFLVDLMMYWGAPRPAKAL